Below is a window of Pseudoalteromonas undina DNA.
GTATCTCCACTTGCACGTCGTAACGACGAAAATCCATTTGTAACTGATCGTTTTGAATTTTTTGTTGGCGGTCGTGAATTAGCAAATGGTTTCTCAGAGCTTAACGATGCACAAGATCAAGCTGAGCGTTTTACTCGTCAGGTTGAAGAGAAAGACGCTGGTGATGATGAAGCAATGCATTATGACGAAGACTACATTCGCGCACTTGAGTATGGTTTACCACCAACGGCAGGTGAGGGCATAGGTATTGACCGTTTAGTGATGCTATTTACTGACTCATCAACTATCAAAGATGTTATTTTATTCCCGCACATGCGCCCACAAGCTGACTAAGCTTGAAGGAATAAACTATAAAATTATTAACGCCGCTAATTAGCGGCGTTTTTTTTGCCTTATTGTTTGTGAGACATTGCCTAAACTTTATATTAGGGCTTTTAATTAATAAGTACTACACTGATAATAAAATGTAAGTACAAAGGGATATTAACCTTTAATTCAGTTTCATTATCATAAAGTTGCCTCACTGCTTAGCAACATTAAAGCAGTGCTATAACTTTTTGGTATGATTGTTTTTTAAACATTATGTTGTATTTATGTGAATTTTTTAGCTAAAATATGGCCGAAATTTGTACACGGTCATTCTTAGTCGTAAAAAATAAAAATTTCTAAAGGACTTAGATAAATAATATGAAAGTTAAACAAGTAGAATCTTTACCCGATGAGAGCACCACAGAGCAACAGCGACAAGCTTATTACCGCGCGTGTATTGCCGAGTTTCAAAAGTTGGGCTACCAAGAGCAATATCTTGCTGAACTTACGGATGAACTAGTGCCAGTGATGGGTGTAAACTCAAGCACTCCAAATACCTAACCTGATTAATTTTCAAACTAATTACACTTTAAAACCAGACATGTGTGCAATCTATAGCCATATAGTCACTTTTGTCAGAAAAGTGTTTGACATATTTTCTGAAATCTTTATTATACGCCCCACAAGACGGAGAGGTGTCCGAGTGGCCGAAGGAGCTCCCCTGCTAAGGGAGTATAGAGTTTGTAGCTCTATCGAGGGTTCGAATCCCTCCCTCTCCACCATTTTTTAAATGGCGAAATCTTGTAAATGTAAAGATGGGCGCATAGCTCAGCTGGATAGAGTACCTGGCTACGAACCAGGCGGTCGGAGGTTCGAATCCTCCTGCGCCCACCACTCTTTACACACTCTGCTTAGAGTTAAAACAAGCAAAAATGAAAGTGGGCGCATAGCTCAGCTGGATAGAGTACCTGGCTACGAACCAGGCGGTCGGAGGTTCGAATCCTCCTGCGCCCACCACTTTCAACTCTCACTTAGAGTTTAAATAAGTAAATATGAAAGTGGGCGCATAGCTCAGCTGGATAGAGTACCTGGCTACGAACCAGGCGGTCGGAGGTTCGAATCCTCCTGCGCCCACCACTTTCTATTACTATTAAAGTTAATAGAAAAGAAACCGACGAAAGTCGGTTTTTTTATGTCTGAAATAAAGTGAATATGGAAAAGTAGTAAGCTACGAACCAGACGGTCGGAGGTCCACTCTTACAAGACACGTCCTGCGCCCAGCACTTTCATAAATAAGCCGACATTAAGTCGGTTTTTTTGTGCCTAAAATAAAGTGAATATGGGAAAGTAGCTAGCTACGAACCAGACGGTCAGAGGTTCACTCTTACAAGATACGTCCTGCGTCCACCTCTTTCATAAATAAGCCGACATTAAGTCGGTTTTTTTGTGCCTGAAATTTGAGAAAGCTTTCAGGTATTAGTTAAACCCAATTATGCACACCGCTAAATTTTACATTCAGCCACTTTTCTAAAAGCGCAGCGCCTCTTAACCTCTTTGTGAATAACGGCTTTAAAAACTTAAATATACAAAGAACTTGCTTATATTAGCAGCGCAGCTTCTCATTCCTAAAACCTAAAACCTAAAACCTAAAACCTAAAACCTAAAACCTAAAACCTAAAACCTAAGCTGCTCTTTAAACTCGGCTGTGTTATTTTGAACGTCTTGTTTAAAAGGATCTTGCTGTATGTTTAAAACCGTATTTTTTATATTCTTATTTATTTTAAGCGTACTTTTTACTGTTACCGCACACGTAAATGAGGCTAAACATACAATCGCCGTAGGTGCAGAGCAGTTTGCTTTGTACTTACCGCAATTAAAAAATAAGCGTGTAGGGCTTGTGGTTAATCAAACTTCTGTAGTGGGGCAAACGCATTTAGTTGATAGCTTGCTGGCTAAAAACATCAATATTACTAAAATTTTTGCACCTGAGCATGGCTTTCGAGGCGATCATGACGCGGGAGCGTATGTTAAAAACGCCGTTGATAGCAAAACCGGCATTCCACTGATTTCTATTTACGGTAAAAACAAAAAACCAAGCGCCAAGGTGCTAAGCGATGTTGATATCATTATTTTTGATATTCAAGATGTGGGCGTACGTTTTTATACTTACATTAGCTCTATGCATTACATGATGGAAGCAGCTGCTGAGCTAGGCGTTGAATTTATAGTACTAGATAGGCCAAACCCTAATATTAGCCACATTGACGGGCCAATTTTAGAGCCGCAGTTTAAATCGTTTGTGGGTATGCACCCAATCCCTGTACTGCATGGTATGACGGTAGGCGAGCTAGCTAAAATGATCAAAGGCGAGGGCTGGCTAAATCAAGCGGCTGAGTTACAGCTGAGCGTCATTGCTGTTGATCATTACACCCGCACAACACCATATAGTTTGCCGGTAAAACCAAGCCCTAATTTACCCAACGATCAGTCAATAGCGCTTTATCCCTCGCTGTGCTTTTTTGAGGCAACCCCTGTTAGCATAGGTAGAGGTACCGACTTTGCATTTCAGGTTATTGGTTATTCACCGATAGCACTTGGGGACTTTAGCTTTACCCCTCGCTCAATAAAAGGCGCAGCGCTTGACCCTAAATTTAAAAACCAGATGGTGAAAGGGATTGATTTACGCCATAGTGATACCACTGGCTTAAACTTAAATTATTTAATTAATGCTTACCAGCAACTGACTCAGGCTAAACAGCCGTTTTTTGAACGTGCCGACTTTATGGATAAACTCGCAGGAACTGATCAGCTCAGGCTTGCCATAGAAGCGGGGCGATCAGCTGAGGAAATTAAACAAAGTTGGCAAGCGGGGCTTGAGCAATTTAAACAGCAAAGAGCGCCTTATTTGCTCTACCAATAAAGGAATGGGTGTGTATTTAAATTTTTCCGTGTTAGCAAAGCGTACTTTTTTTAACGCGCTGACAATTGCGCTTTGCTTTATTATTACCGGTTGCAGTGGCGCAAGCAGTGCAATTAAATCTCAGCGCCCGTTTATTCCTAATCAAATACAAAGCCTCGCTCATGCTCAGGTGGTTGCCACCTTTCCTGAGTCCAACCCCAGCAGCAGAGAATATGTAAATAATCGTGGCACCTTTAAAGCGTATAAAGGGCGCGGAAAATTATTACTACAAAATGAAAGTGCCTTAAGTGCTGATATTTATATTAATAATAAAAAGTTAGCGCTTGATACCCTGCAAAAAAATACTGAGTATGCCTTTAATTTAGGGCAGTACACTCACAACGGAGTTAACACTTTTAAGGTTGATAACATTCAACCTGCTGACGGCAGTTTAACTCTGCGATTTGCCTTTGCTACTCTAAATAGCTCAGTGGCTAAAACCATTGATTTTAGTGCGGTAGATAAGCTAATAGAAAAAGATGTAAGTGCGGGCTTTCCTGGTGCGGTATTAGCGGTAATTAAAGCGGGTAAGATATTAAAATTAACCGCTTATGGTGATGCCAAGCAATATCAGCAAAATGACTTAATGTTGTTACGCCCAGAGCCCATGCAAACAAATACACTCTTTGATTTAGCCTCAAACACAAAAATATTTGCTACTAACTTTGCGTTAATGAAACTAGTAAGCGAAGGGCAATTAAACATAAATAACAGAGTGAGTGATTACCTAACAGAATACCAAGGCGATGGACGAGAGCTGCGCCAAGTTAAAGACTTACTCACTCATAAAGCCGGTTACCCACCGGTGTTTGATTTTCATCGAAAAGACACCCGCTATGGCGAAGCTTTTTTTTCACAAGCCAGCGACACCACTAAACAATTACTACTTACCAGCGTACCACTAGCCAGTGAGCCAAGCGCTCAGCATGTTTACTCTGATATTGATTACATGATTTTAGGAGTTTTAATTGAGCGTATTAGCGGCCAACCGCTCGACGAATACCTAGAGCAGCATATTTACGCGCCTTTAAAGCTTAACAACACTTTATTTAACCCGCTTAAAAAAGGCTTTAATCGTCAGCAGTTTGCCGCCACGGAGCTAAGTGGAAATACCCGCGATGGCCGTATTCATTTTGATAATATTCGCACCAATGTATTGCAAGGGCAGGTACATGATGAGCGTGCTTTTTATTCACTTGATGGTGTAGCAGGTCATGCAGGACTATTTAGTAATGCCCCCGATTTAGCCGTTTTATGCCAAGTGTTACTCAACAAGGGCGGTTACGGCGATAAGCAAATTTTTAATGCCAGTAGTTTGGCGCAGTTTTTAACCCCACAAAGTACCGATGAAACCTACGGCTTAGGCTTTCGTCTTGCAGGAAATAATCAAGCGCGGCGCTGGCACTTTGGCCCGTATGCCAGCCCACAAGCTTATGGACACACAGGTTGGACTGGCACAGTAACTGTGATTGATCCCGCTTACGATTTAGCCATCATCTTACTTACCAATGCACGCCATTCACCAATTAAAGGTAGTGAAAAACGTTATCAGTTTGTAGGTAAAAACTATGAAACAGCTCAATATGGTTCTATTGTTTCATTAATTTATGAGGCGCTGTTAAATCAGTAAACTCAGTGAGTGACTTAATGGTGTAAATCTATTAAGTTAACTGCTTACTATTAACTAACCAAGGCTGTTAAAGCCGCGTTTATTATAAAAATTAAAAAGGTTTGTTTATGCATTGGTATTCTATTTTGCCACCGCTGATTGCCATTATTATTGTGTTTTGGCGCAAAGAAGTCATTATGGCACTGCTTGTTGCGGTAATTTCATCGGAATTTTTACTTGCCCTACAAGGTGAAGGAAATAGCGTATTTACTACGTTTTTAAATAGCATTGAGCGCATAGTTGCTGTGGCCAGTTCCCCCGGTAATACCCGTATTCTCATATTTAGTATTTTAATAGGTGCCTTACTTGCCTATATTCGCGAGTCTGGCGGTGTTGCTGCTACCGTTAATTTACTAATGAACAAAGGCGTTGCTAAAAGTAAGCGCCAAGTGGGCTTTTTAACTATGTTTACCGGCGTTGCGGTATTTATAGAGTCAAACTTAAGTGTGCTTACCTCGGGTATTTTATCTCGCGGCCTGTTCGACAAATTTAAAATGAGCCGCGCGCGTTTAGCTTACATAATCGATAGCACCAGCGCCCCTGTGTGTATTTTAATTTTATTAAATGGCTGGGGTGCATTTGTACTGGGCTTGTTAGGTAATTACGAATTAGGCGAGTCGGCGGTATCGGTATTGTGGGGCAGTGTAGGCTATAATTTTTACGCCATAATCACCTTGGTTATTGTTTTTTATACCATTGCCTTTGATAAAGTACATGGCCCAATGAAAGTAGCCGAGCAAAAACTAGAGCTACAAACAACCGAGCTAAAAGAAGAAGTAAAAGGTTCTAAAGCACGCTTTATGTTGGTGCCATTACTTACGCTGATTGTGAGCATGGTCGGTTTTATGTTTTACACTGGTAACGGCGTACTTGCCGAGGGCAGTGGTTCAAAATCGGTATTGTATGCCACGGTGTTGGCTATTGTTGTGGCCTATTGTTTAATGATTAGTTCGCGCCAGTTTACCCACCACCAATTAGTCGATACTGGCTTTAAAGGCATGGGCGAATTACTCCCGCTGGTAAGTATTGTATTGCTCTCACTCACCTTGGGCGCAAGCTTAAAAGAGCTAGGTACAGGGGTGTTCGTGGCATCTTTGGTTGGCGATTACTTACCAATATATTTAATAGTGCCAGTACTGTTTTTAACCGGTGCGGTTATGTCGTTTACTACAGGTACATCGTGGGGCACATTTGCCATACTTATCCCCATTGGCGTACCGCTTATTCAAGCGCTTGGTTTACCGCCATCGCTGGTGGTAGGCGCTATTTTAGGTGGTGGGATATTTGGCGATCACTGCTCCCCTATATCCGACACCAGCGCAGTATCGGCCATCGCCTCAGGTTGTGATTTACTCACCCACGTTAAAACCCAATTACCTTATGCGTTAGTGGGCGGCGGCCTAACGTTTGTAGCTTACTTAGTAACGAGCTTAATTGTTTTGTAGGTTGGCTAGAGCGTAGCGAAACCCAACAAAGTGAGTGAGTTTAAAGCCTGCAAATATGCAGGCTTTTTTGTTTGTCATAGCAGCAATAACACAGCACTCACTGATGAATTAACTTTTTATATTTGGCGGGAGTTATTTGCAAAATGGCATTGAATTCATTGTTTAGATGGGATTGATCAGCAAAACCGCATTCAAGAGCGAGTTGTGCCAAACTTAGCAGTGGGTTTTCTTTTATCAATTTTTTGGCCTGCCTGACTCTGTAAATACGTGCTAAGTGTTTGGCGGTAATGCCGCAGGTATTTTTAACGTAACGCTCTAATTGCCGTCTGCCTTTTGGGCTATCATCGTAAGCAGTAGTAAGTGGAGTAAGATTGATTATTTTATGGATCAGTGTTCGTGTATGCTCAATAGTATGATGATGTACTTCTGGTGCATTGAAGTGTACTGATAATAAATCAATAAATGAATCTAAACTCGCATGTTGATTAAGCGCTTGTGCAATACCCGTTAAAGTGGTTGGGGCAACAAGGGAATGATTAACCTTTTTTAGGTGAGCAAGCCCTGCGGGCTTAAACCTGATCCCACAAAAAATGGAGCCTGCAGTAAATGTCACTTTTTCTGATTGAGTTGATATGGTTTGCATGGAATAGGGGAGATTTAATGGTTTGCCAGCTAAGTTAAGCTGCCCAGAAATTAAAAATATCACCCCTTGGGCACCATCGCAGGGGAGCCAGCTCTCACCTGAAAATTGGGCGCGAGCAAACCAAAGTGCTTGTACATAATTTGCGATATTGCCCGTTGGACTATAAAGCTCAAGTAATAGTTTATCGTTCATTAAACTCAACAGTCGGTTTAAACATTTTCACCATGCGATTCCAGCTATTTATAGCATTGATTGCCACTGTGAGGGTAACTAAATTTGGTTGATCAAATAACTCGGCAAGAACAAGATAAAAGTCATCATCAATGTTCTGTGACAAGGTTAACTTTTCGCAAAGCGCTAATGCAGCACGCTCTTTCTTGTTATAAAGAGGCGTGTCTTGCCACGCATTGAGGGCAATAATACGGTTAATACTTTCGCCATACTCCAGCGCTTGTTTGCTATGCATTGCTAAGCAATACGCACATTGGTTTAACTGTGATGTTCTTAGTTTTAGCAGCTCCCAAATTGTTAATCCAAAGCTTGCTTCGACTTTCCGTTTGATCAGTGCTTCTTGCTTAATCAAGTAGGTCATTAACTCGGGTTCAACTGTATAGTAATTAGCTCTTTGCATAATCGTTCCTAATAGATAAATAACAGTTATCTAGTTTAGTGACGAGTAAATAAAAATAATTGCAAAAAAGCGACTTTCGCTAATAAGTTAATGGTAAAAAAGCTCTGGCAATAGCAAGGATCAGTGTATTAGTTTCTAAAGCTTACCCTTTGGCTCTATATGGTAAATACCTATGGCGTCGATCCCAAGATACAAATCACCATTTGGGTGGCTAGAGTACAACGATAAAATCACTAGGGGATTGTTTAAATTGTAGGAGGAGTAAAAGCGAATTTCACCACTGAGGGCACAGAGGCGCTTCGCTGCACAGAGGTTAAATATTGGTAGTAGGAGACGGCTTTAGCCACGAAGGGTTTAACACCCGTGATAGATTGACCATCTTAGGTACTGAGCTTTCTAGCGCGTGTTACTAACTGTGTAAAAACCTTATTCAAGGTTTTTTCGCGCTGGCGACTACAGCCAAAGAGGGGCTGCCGCTGGCCCCTCTCTGGACTCTCCCAGCGCCACCCGAGCATCACACTTAATCCTTCAAAACATAATTGATGTGAACGTAAACGGCGAAGATACGCCAACTTACACATCCTGTACGCTCCCCAGTTCGGCCATCCATGGCCTCTCGTTCAAAGCTACGCTTTTCACCCATGGCCTAGTTTCGCCTTAACGCGCATTGCCTACATGGATGTAGGTACTTAGGATTTGTCGGGAACAAAATCCTGCCATGCGCGATATTACTCATCAATTACTTATTTTCTGGACGTGATGACGGGGGAAGGGTGTTAAACGTGAGGTTGGTGTTTGGTCTTGGCAAGATGCAAGACCTGACCCTATGCATTTCTTTTGTATGCTACGGTGTTGGCTATTGTTGTAGCCTATTGTTTAATGATTGGATCGCGCCAGTTTACCCACCACCAATTAGTCGATACCGGCTTTAAAGGCATGGGCGAATTACTCCCACTGGTAAGTATTGTATTGCTCTCGCTCACCTTAGGCGCAAGCTTAAAAGAGCTAGGTACAGGCGTGTTTGTGGCATCTTTGGTTGGCGATTACTTACCGATATATTTAATAGTGCCAGTGCTGTTTTTAACCGGTGCGGTTATGTCGTTTACTACAGGTACATCGTGGGGCACATTTGCCATACTTATCCCCATTGGCGTACCGCTTATTCAAGCGCTTGGTTTACCGCCATCGCTGGTGGTAGGCGCTATTTTAGGTGGCGGGATATTTGGCGATCATTGTTCCCCTATATCCGACACCAGCGCAGTATCGGCCATCGCCTCAGGTTGTGATTTACTCACCCACGTTAAAACCCAGTTACCTTATGCGTTAGTAGGCGGCGGCCTTACGTTTGTAGCGTACCTAGTAACGAGCTTAATTGTGTTATAAACACATTTCAGAGCAAGACAGTTCCAAACATTCAAAAGCCTGCTTAATCGCAGGCTTTTTTATTTACACGTAGGTTGGGTTGAGTGACACGAAACCCAACGGAACGCCAGTTTATTTAACAGCTTTAAAGCCGAACGTATACACTGTTTTTTAGGCGCTTAGCTTGCTAGCGCGTCGGGTGTGAGCCCGAAAAGTTAAATATAGCTTAAAATCTTATCCAAGCTTGTGCTTACCATCATTGCTTGTAGTTATTGCAGTTTGTTAACGGACATAATTGTTTAAATAGTCAAAAGGCTTTTATGTAAAGTTAAAGCCTTACGTACTTTATGTTCAGTATGAATTCATATTGACAGTATTTATTAGGGTGGTAATCTAACAGGAGCAGTGGCGCATCGCCATTCCGCTTTAAGTGATTTTTTATGATAGGTACTGTTATCTTCGGATGACTGTTTTAGATGTCTTCGGATCTACTAAAACAACAAGGGGCTGCCCTGCCGCATTGTCTGAGCCGGCAAGCGACTGCAGCCAATATGGTATGCCTGGCAAGTTAGTATTTAGGTCTAAACCTTTCAATATCATCATTTATTTAAAAGCGGCTAGATATTAACTCCTATTGTATGGATTGCCAGGCCTACATCATGAAAAGGATTTTTGTGTCTTTAGATTATCAGTATTATGTAAAAAAACGAGTTTCTCGTTCAATTCCTTCATTAGGCGTATTAAAAAGAACCTTGAGTATTACTGATTCAGAGATAACACAATTTTATGCTTTACTCGAAAATGGTAAGGCGTATAGAAAAGTTGTTGGTACTTTTAAAAGCTCAGGGGTGGAGCGGTTAGTTTATGATCCTGACCCATTAGTTCGTAAAATTCAAAGAATGATTAACTCTCGAATTTTCAACCCTAAAAAACCTAAAGAAGGTCTTATTTTATGGCCAACATATCTATATGGTTCAGTGCCTAATACTTTTTATTTAAACGAGGGGAAGCTAGAGTTACAATCAAGAGATTATATATCTTGTGCGAAAACTCATTGCTTAAGAAAAAGTGTATTAAAAGTTGATATTAGTGATTTTTATGAAAATATTCATAGAGAAGATGTATTTAATATCTTTAAAAATGTTTTAAAGTATAAAGATGACGTTTCCAGCATTTTAGCTGATTTTTGTACTTATGAAGACAAAATCCCTCAGGGTGGACTCACTTCTAGCTTCATTGCTTCTGCAGCTCTTTTTGATGTTGAGCCTAAACTAGTTCAAAGACTTCATAAAAAAAAGTTGAATTACACACGTCTTGTAGATGACATTACAGTATCAAGCTTTCATAGTAATTATGATTTTAGTTTAGCAATAAGCCTAATTAAAGAGATGTTACTTAAAAAAAACCTTCCTATAAATGAAGATAAGTTAATTATCTCGAATCACAGTAACTCTGCAACGTTAGTTCACGGTTTACGTGTTAATTTTAAGGAACCAAGATTACCAGAAAATGAGATTTCAAAAATAAGAGCTTCTGTTAGAGGATTAGAGAGGTTGGCCGAATGCTCTGCTTATCGAGTAAGTAGGGACTATAGAAAAAGCCATGCTATGTGCATGGGAAGAATAAATAGAATGCAAAGAATAGGCCACAACAAAGCCAAGCAACTTCTTGTAAGGGTTCTTAAAATACTCCCTTTACCTTCACACAAAGACATTATTACATGTAATAAACTTGTTTATCGACTAGAAAAAAATCATCCTAATGACAAATATAAATACTCTTATAAACGAATTTATAACTTGGCACATTTCGAATTAAATATTTTACAGAGAACTTTTAAAGCGCAAGCAAAAAGTTTAAGAAATAGATTAAGAGAGGTAAAACCAGGTGAAATTTAAAGATATCGACCCTCTTGAGTCTTTTAAATTAATGATACAGGTATATCTAGTTGCTGCTCTAGTTATATTACTTTGTGTTTTTATCCATATATATAAACAAGAAAACTTTTCTCAAATGCCGATTTGCTTATCTCTTGAATGTATTGGTTCGTTTTTCGAGAAATTTAAGCTTGCTGTTGATGTATTTGATTACCTGATAAAAGCCTTATTAACCGGTGTTACCATTTTTAGTTTTTACTACGCACTAAAAAACTATATAAGTACTACTAAAGCAGCCAAGACTACCATCCACTTGACTAATTTAAATACCTTTAAAGATTATCTAATATCTGAATCTCAGAGTATGAAAGTACTTAATGTAAAAAAAATAGATACTCTAAAATGGTATAATTTGATTTACCCTGACTCTAGAGCTGGAGAGTTAGATATATCAGATAATTATAAAATGCTTATTAATGACATTAACCTTTTGATTGAAGAGTCGAATAATTACTTTTTGGGTGAGTCTACAAAAGCAACTTTTTTTGATTATAAAAATCACCAAACACAAATGATAAAAGTATTAAGAAAAATTGGAATTGAATTAGCTCGTTCACCAAGAAATAATCTAAAGGAAGCTGAAAAGTCTGTTTTTGATATTATTAATAAAGTTAATAAAGAATTTTGTGGTAAAAAAGGCCCTAGTTTAATTAAAAAGCAAAAATATAATTAGAGCCTATTTTAATTTAGTGTTTAAGCCCCACACATCTTAACCTCATCTCCAGCATGCTTCAGCGCAATAATCTGTCCTTTCCTGTTATGTGCCATAGCGAGTATGTCACCCGTATTTATATTACTTTCTACTGCGTGCCTTCCCTTTAAATCACTGAGCAGTGACTGCTTAATTTGTACCAGTACCTCGTCATTGCAGCTGGCTATGTACCAGTCGTTGTCGACCTTTACGAGCGTGCCGTATTCTATATGGTGTTGTTGATGGCGGCGTAAGTCGTTTGCTAGTTGGGTGTCGAGCGCGCGTTTTTGTTGCGTTATAGTGCTTGCGTAGTTACCTGTTTGATCTATTTCATGCGTTGTTATAAACGAGTAGTCGTGTATGTCTATGGTGTTTAATACGGTTTTAGGGACAGTATTTATCACGTTGTTACTGTCGAGCACTATAAAAGCCAGTAAGCCCAATGCGCAGGTAAGGCTTGTGAGTTGCAGGGCAAAGCCAAGCTTTTTAGGTTGTTTTTGGATTACGCTATGTTTTAACGCCTGTTGCTGAGCGTGCGAAAGTCTGGTGCGTGCTTTACGCTCGTTATAATGTTGTGTGAGCTTTTCATCAAACTGCTCATCAGGCTTGTTCATTATAATCTCCTAATAATTGTTTTAGGTTTTGTTTG
It encodes the following:
- a CDS encoding retron Ec48 family effector membrane protein, which translates into the protein MKFKDIDPLESFKLMIQVYLVAALVILLCVFIHIYKQENFSQMPICLSLECIGSFFEKFKLAVDVFDYLIKALLTGVTIFSFYYALKNYISTTKAAKTTIHLTNLNTFKDYLISESQSMKVLNVKKIDTLKWYNLIYPDSRAGELDISDNYKMLINDINLLIEESNNYFLGESTKATFFDYKNHQTQMIKVLRKIGIELARSPRNNLKEAEKSVFDIINKVNKEFCGKKGPSLIKKQKYN
- a CDS encoding exo-beta-N-acetylmuramidase NamZ family protein is translated as MFKTVFFIFLFILSVLFTVTAHVNEAKHTIAVGAEQFALYLPQLKNKRVGLVVNQTSVVGQTHLVDSLLAKNINITKIFAPEHGFRGDHDAGAYVKNAVDSKTGIPLISIYGKNKKPSAKVLSDVDIIIFDIQDVGVRFYTYISSMHYMMEAAAELGVEFIVLDRPNPNISHIDGPILEPQFKSFVGMHPIPVLHGMTVGELAKMIKGEGWLNQAAELQLSVIAVDHYTRTTPYSLPVKPSPNLPNDQSIALYPSLCFFEATPVSIGRGTDFAFQVIGYSPIALGDFSFTPRSIKGAALDPKFKNQMVKGIDLRHSDTTGLNLNYLINAYQQLTQAKQPFFERADFMDKLAGTDQLRLAIEAGRSAEEIKQSWQAGLEQFKQQRAPYLLYQ
- a CDS encoding carboxymuconolactone decarboxylase family protein, whose protein sequence is MQRANYYTVEPELMTYLIKQEALIKRKVEASFGLTIWELLKLRTSQLNQCAYCLAMHSKQALEYGESINRIIALNAWQDTPLYNKKERAALALCEKLTLSQNIDDDFYLVLAELFDQPNLVTLTVAINAINSWNRMVKMFKPTVEFNER
- a CDS encoding helix-turn-helix domain-containing protein; translation: MNDKLLLELYSPTGNIANYVQALWFARAQFSGESWLPCDGAQGVIFLISGQLNLAGKPLNLPYSMQTISTQSEKVTFTAGSIFCGIRFKPAGLAHLKKVNHSLVAPTTLTGIAQALNQHASLDSFIDLLSVHFNAPEVHHHTIEHTRTLIHKIINLTPLTTAYDDSPKGRRQLERYVKNTCGITAKHLARIYRVRQAKKLIKENPLLSLAQLALECGFADQSHLNNEFNAILQITPAKYKKLIHQ
- a CDS encoding Na+/H+ antiporter NhaC family protein, producing MHWYSILPPLIAIIIVFWRKEVIMALLVAVISSEFLLALQGEGNSVFTTFLNSIERIVAVASSPGNTRILIFSILIGALLAYIRESGGVAATVNLLMNKGVAKSKRQVGFLTMFTGVAVFIESNLSVLTSGILSRGLFDKFKMSRARLAYIIDSTSAPVCILILLNGWGAFVLGLLGNYELGESAVSVLWGSVGYNFYAIITLVIVFYTIAFDKVHGPMKVAEQKLELQTTELKEEVKGSKARFMLVPLLTLIVSMVGFMFYTGNGVLAEGSGSKSVLYATVLAIVVAYCLMISSRQFTHHQLVDTGFKGMGELLPLVSIVLLSLTLGASLKELGTGVFVASLVGDYLPIYLIVPVLFLTGAVMSFTTGTSWGTFAILIPIGVPLIQALGLPPSLVVGAILGGGIFGDHCSPISDTSAVSAIASGCDLLTHVKTQLPYALVGGGLTFVAYLVTSLIVL
- the pbp4b gene encoding penicillin binding protein PBP4B; translated protein: MGVYLNFSVLAKRTFFNALTIALCFIITGCSGASSAIKSQRPFIPNQIQSLAHAQVVATFPESNPSSREYVNNRGTFKAYKGRGKLLLQNESALSADIYINNKKLALDTLQKNTEYAFNLGQYTHNGVNTFKVDNIQPADGSLTLRFAFATLNSSVAKTIDFSAVDKLIEKDVSAGFPGAVLAVIKAGKILKLTAYGDAKQYQQNDLMLLRPEPMQTNTLFDLASNTKIFATNFALMKLVSEGQLNINNRVSDYLTEYQGDGRELRQVKDLLTHKAGYPPVFDFHRKDTRYGEAFFSQASDTTKQLLLTSVPLASEPSAQHVYSDIDYMILGVLIERISGQPLDEYLEQHIYAPLKLNNTLFNPLKKGFNRQQFAATELSGNTRDGRIHFDNIRTNVLQGQVHDERAFYSLDGVAGHAGLFSNAPDLAVLCQVLLNKGGYGDKQIFNASSLAQFLTPQSTDETYGLGFRLAGNNQARRWHFGPYASPQAYGHTGWTGTVTVIDPAYDLAIILLTNARHSPIKGSEKRYQFVGKNYETAQYGSIVSLIYEALLNQ
- a CDS encoding reverse transcriptase family protein; this encodes MSLDYQYYVKKRVSRSIPSLGVLKRTLSITDSEITQFYALLENGKAYRKVVGTFKSSGVERLVYDPDPLVRKIQRMINSRIFNPKKPKEGLILWPTYLYGSVPNTFYLNEGKLELQSRDYISCAKTHCLRKSVLKVDISDFYENIHREDVFNIFKNVLKYKDDVSSILADFCTYEDKIPQGGLTSSFIASAALFDVEPKLVQRLHKKKLNYTRLVDDITVSSFHSNYDFSLAISLIKEMLLKKNLPINEDKLIISNHSNSATLVHGLRVNFKEPRLPENEISKIRASVRGLERLAECSAYRVSRDYRKSHAMCMGRINRMQRIGHNKAKQLLVRVLKILPLPSHKDIITCNKLVYRLEKNHPNDKYKYSYKRIYNLAHFELNILQRTFKAQAKSLRNRLREVKPGEI